ctataaaataaaataataaatgagcaATAAACAATACTGTAGTTCATCAACATGCTGTTAGTTCTcagtataataaataatataagaagaaataagaagaaagaggaaaaaatgaatttaaactgAGCCACTACAGTTTAtttcagaacagaaaacaaTCGAGCCACTTAAATGCAATGAATCTAAAGTCAATCACTCGAAGGGGAAACTTAAATATTTCACTCAGTTGAatcaatcagaaaaaaaaaccgACATAAAATATAGCAAATAAGGTTTCCAGTTCAGGAAAGGCCTTTGAGAAAGAGTGCAAATATTAAATCTATGTtgggaggagaaataaaagaggCGTCCGGAGTCTTGATTCTTCTATGGACGCTGAGTTAAGAGAGGCTTTGACACCCACTGTAATGTTGGTATCATGAAAcctataaatatacatttgatGCAAGTTATTTATaagttatgtttgtgtttttatgactgAGCGGAAACCAAACTTAAAATATTACTTTTCATTGCGGCTCGTTTGCACAAAGATTCAGCATCATGTTGCtgaaacatgtgaaaatgtacaATTTCCTTTATTCTGTATCTGCAGCCTGTAGTGTTAGTGCTGGGGGGTGCTCAGAAGGCTTTGAAAAGCTGGTTTGGCATGTATCCCAATTGCAGGAAGGAAGATTGGGCTTCTCTCTCGAGGTTAGCCAGTTCCTGGACAGTTGGAGCGAGCACCTCCACATGACCCTTGTACTTTCCACCTACAGAGGAGCAACAGGTTGATGGTcaagttcaacaacaacaacagatattattattattataataatattattattattatattatatagaaTGTTTAACAATGCTCCTTTAGGACATTTTACATTGGTTAAAAAACTAACTaacctaaaaaataaaatacacatcgTAATCAGAAAATACAATAATGTCATACTATAATAGTGAATGTCTGTCACCATGGTGTCGGACTATACAGCTCATTACATTTGATATTCAGTTGCTCTTCTTGCAGTAAAGTCATGTAAGAGTTCTTAATGCTCATACCTGTCAATGCCCTGCGCTGACCATACGAGACCTTTCCATCAAACTCATCCAAAGGTACTTTAATGTCCGGCTCACACTGGGTGATGGTGCACTTCAGGTGCTCCTCAATGTCTGACAGGAGCTGTGATCAGGGGGAACGAGGGGAAATGTCACGAGGATTAAGAGTGCACGATGAGCGTGTTATGACGTCATGTCAGCCGCTTTCAGGCATGAACTTCAGAAATTGTCCAGTTCGGACTTTCCCAAGAATTTATCTTTGACATATGAAGACGGCCGCAGAAGCTTGCAGGGTCAGAGGtgtttacaacaacaggaaaatgtctggggCATTCAGACAAGGGGTGGGGGGTCTTGGCAGAGCACGCAGGACAGGAAGTTTAAATTCTGTGGCAGAAtcccatgtttttgtttacatcacatccacaccggcgtcagTTCTTATCGTCTTCCCAAGTTGTTTATTCCTCCGCATATTCTACGTGTGAGAAACGTTTCACCATGAATgtattaaatcaaacacacgATTTACACTTCAAACCCCCGAGTGCCGTTTCTGCCAGGATGACAAATTCAGCGGCTGCTTATCAAATCCCTCAAACAGCCCTGTGCTGAAGCTGAGATGGAGCCGTACGtcaaaacacaatatttaactCGCTGCCTCAGCTTGATTACGTTTCTGCCTCCatttttcttcacctctttctcctgGTACCAGATGGTGCAACCGCCCTCGTCCTTCAGTCGGGTGTTGTAGCAGCCTCGGCCCCGGTTCGGGCAAACGTGGTACCACACCTGCACACATGGGGAGATGTACTGACAAGTCAAGTCAACTGACAACCATTTTTGAAATCTATTTTTACTACAAATTTAGAGTCTGTACTTCTACCATTCAACCTACCTTCTCTTTTTCCATAGCAACTAAGGAGATGGCCAGTCCCATTCTGTGGGTTAAAGAGAAATCAAAACATTAAGATTTCAGGTTGCAGTGATGATGAATTTGATCGTTTTCATGTGATTCTACAAACAAAGACTGCACAAtaagacaataataaaaataataactgcAACTCATTCACAAAATCTACCTCTCAGCTCTTCCAACTCTTCCAATGCGATGGACATAGTTCTGCTTCTCATCTGGCAGCGTGACGTTAATCACTGGAGAAGAAAAGATGAACAGTGTGAGAACTAGTGGCAGAGAGAGGACTTGCATTTGTATATAAATCAAAGATAAATAAGCATTTGAAAAGgtatgtagaaaaaaaaaaaaggtgttaaCTCTTATTGTGAAAGTCTGAAGCATTTCTCTTACCGTAAGGAACTCCGTGGATGTCAATTCCTCTGGCGGCTACATCTGTGCAGACCAGAAGTCTCACCTCTTTTTTCTGAAAGATACAAAGATAACTTAAAATACAGGAAAACTGGTTAAACTTTGTCAAAGAGTGACGGCGTGTTTTCGCTCTTTCACCTTGAAACGCTCCAAGTTATTTTTCCGCTCGTTGGGCTTACGATCGCcatggagacaaacacaagaaaGCTGGTGGGTTTTACTGTCTGGACCTGACGGAAATAATTTGtgaaagggggggaaaaaaaagtctcaaataTATTGTGTCAACATTACTTGATTGTCAAGTGTGTGTACAAAGTATAGATAAAgctcctgttcagacctggtgtcaACATCTGTCTCTGGTGATCTGATAACAAGAGGACAGACCACGTGTCCCAGACCATCTCTGCATGTGATTGGATCTTAAATGCGTCCACAATGCATCCTGGGTGCGTCTACTTGGGATTGACCTGAGACTGATGTTACCAGGTCTGACCGAGGCCTAAATAGCACCACtgcctcccacctcctccttgttgGATGAAGTACTGTTCCATGTTGTCACAGTCGATCTTGGTGCGACAGAAGATTATGGCCTGGTCCATCTTGTGCTCTTTGATGGCGCGCACCGCGTACTCGCCCTTCAGAAGCTTGATCGCCTCGGACCACATttctaaaacacaaaacacatttgttgttaTTGAAGGCTCAATTgaacatcagtgtttttatatatatctcaACTTAACTCCCTTTGAGGTACATTTAATAGAAGACGTTGTTCAAAGGCTTGATGTCACAAGTTTTAGTATAGTGATAAAATCAAAAGGGTCAAAAATCTGCTGCTAATCTGCTCTTACCTGCAGAATTGGCTCCTGCTCTGGTATTATCTTTGGCATGGACTTCATCAGTCTAACCGCAGAAAAACAGATAAGAGGAAAGGCTGTGTCAACACATTCATCTACACCAACAGAAAGACATGCCAACCAAACACAAGCTTGTGGCACTTACCCGGATGTGGTTCTTTCCCAGTCGCTCCCACAGCCGATCGGTCTTAGGGTTGACAGGCACCACCACGTGATGGACCGTCTCTGGGACAGAGTCCTCGCCCTTCAGGTCCACCCACGTGGGGAAGTGCATGATGCGCTCGGACAACTTCTTCACGTCAAAGGAATGCAGAGTGGCGGAGCACACTATCACctggggggggaggagaaacaataaaacagaaaaagtgctTTAATCACCTTACACACATCTTTtgcattattttgtaaaacacagaaatattgtttgttgATTTTCCAGCTCTTTAAATTCTACAGCTTGAGGttagaaatgaaacacactCTTGGGATTATTGTTACTACGATAACATATGTAGATTAATGTGCAACTTTAACTTTGTCAACTGGCCAGACAGAGTTGTTTAAATATTAATCTAAACCATCTGTAGCTCCCATTTCAAAACATGGAAATGGATTGTGGCttttcagtgaaatattttttgtaaCAAATGCAACCTTATCCAGTGTTACCTGCAGTCTCTTGCCATCAGAGGTGACCTGTGGGATTTGGTTATGGATCCTGTTGATAAAATCTGTATATCCTGCTGAGAGGAGGCCGTCCTGAGGACACACAGAATCCAAAACACATGGTTATTGGCATCGGGGATAGTGAGGCTGTACACACTAACCATTAAAACAGTATTTGAACATTATCGGCCGTGACAATCTGTGCATCTGATGAAACATAAATCTTTAAAGTGCAGCAGATGTGTTGAACATACACACTCGTCCAGGACAAGGAAGCGGACTTGGGACAGAACGAGTTTCCCGGTGGAAATGAGGTCGTCCAGTCGGCCGGGTGTTCCCACCACAATGTCGATCTGATGAACCACGAGGCGAAGACGttacacagagagaggcagagacaggaaagaTTAATGAGGAGGgacggagaaaaaaaagttttaataagAAGTGTTTGGAGAAGTGACATCTCACATACCCCCTGTTCGAGAGCAGCCAGCTGATCCTTGGCAGCCACACCACCGATCACCAGCAGTTCCCTGCAGTGACAGATGGATTAAATTAAACACTGAGCACTGACTCCATCTGCTGGTATCAATTTGGTactacaaatgtatttataaatgcGGTCAAATGTAGTACACGATGAAACAGCACAACACAGTGGAACACAAAAGGAATCAGGTTTGTGTCGACCAGTGTCCGAGGCAGCTCTGTATAACCTACCTGAGTTTGGGGTTTTCCACATATTTCTGAAAGTTTTTCACGACGTTGAGAGTTTGCTCTGCTAATTCTTTGGACGGCTCGATGATCAGGGCTTTGGGTGCATTGGAGGAGGCTTTCACCTGACTGACTTTAGCACTGCCTGCACAGGAAGAAAAGGGACAGATACTCAATAAAGGAATTGATCAGTGTCGTCATTTTGGTGGTGATTCTTGTCAAATAAGATTTTGTGCGTGGTTTAAAAAtgtgaactgaaagtgggattttattgtgaagggttTTCTCTCCAATATCAAATGGTCAGTGGTACTTTTAATGGtaatatttgtgtatgtgtgtcttgTCCACAGACCTGCCTGAGAGGATTTGACGCTGTGACCCTCTGCTGCCTGATCCAGGGCAACAAACCCACTTTTTGGGGTGTTTTTAAAGCTCTCTCCTCCAAAGTTGAACTTAAGCTCTGCATTCTGGCACAAGATAAAAGATGACATT
This window of the Hippoglossus stenolepis isolate QCI-W04-F060 chromosome 20, HSTE1.2, whole genome shotgun sequence genome carries:
- the ddx1 gene encoding ATP-dependent RNA helicase DDX1 produces the protein MAAFGEMGVMPEIAQAVEELEWLLPTDIQAESIPLILGGGDVLMAAETGSGKTGAFSIPVIQIVYETLKDEQEGKKGRASVKSGGAIFNNWQMNPYDRSTAFAIGPDGLCCQSREFKEWHGCRSTKGVIKGKYYYEVACHDQGLCRIGWSTSQAALDLGTDKYGFGFGGTGKKSNNKQFDSYGEEFTMHDTIGCYLDLDNSQMSFSKNGNDLGVAFEIPPNLKSQSFFASCVLKNAELKFNFGGESFKNTPKSGFVALDQAAEGHSVKSSQAGSAKVSQVKASSNAPKALIIEPSKELAEQTLNVVKNFQKYVENPKLRELLVIGGVAAKDQLAALEQGIDIVVGTPGRLDDLISTGKLVLSQVRFLVLDECDGLLSAGYTDFINRIHNQIPQVTSDGKRLQVIVCSATLHSFDVKKLSERIMHFPTWVDLKGEDSVPETVHHVVVPVNPKTDRLWERLGKNHIRTDEVHAKDNTRAGANSAEMWSEAIKLLKGEYAVRAIKEHKMDQAIIFCRTKIDCDNMEQYFIQQGGGPDSKTHQLSCVCLHGDRKPNERKNNLERFKKKEVRLLVCTDVAARGIDIHGVPYVINVTLPDEKQNYVHRIGRVGRAERMGLAISLVAMEKEKVWYHVCPNRGRGCYNTRLKDEGGCTIWYQEKELLSDIEEHLKCTITQCEPDIKVPLDEFDGKVSYGQRRALTGGKYKGHVEVLAPTVQELANLEREAQSSFLQLGYMPNQLFKAF